The following are from one region of the Oryzias latipes chromosome 12, ASM223467v1 genome:
- the c12h5orf42 gene encoding protein JBTS17 isoform X3: MELKLEVLLSSSIKRKKPWPRFCWLGQEKESVFVLDDRRISEINMVSGRTKKKTPKLHPLLNNVVTMASSRNGLWLCGLLMSGELFLWNRDKDLLKTATAVPEVVQMITSSQGTSTKLSLQVSCDGMRVLLSATSGKVFLWECMDSRVLAGLRDGPVEGHWVLIQAPVDTILPSSSDKEASQTTIFVKTEVVGDICLSAFVFTSGENLITTILKIQWKEGQSVGFMRYSVHWVTKKYPLPRLTPPCQPVKSRGALVPVFSPDGQLLAIVLNQRKPQATQVLFVSTQNFISISSSLGGCGCKKVDIPSKYIRSYWVGSVSWSPGGLFLGCMLKRGSLLVLLRLGGLLSLTSSGCSVDFGPAHFLPLHPLVTYRPPMSARKGEASLSSSSMSVRDILRQRYSVTWHPRLFYLIVSDGYMATVMRLPDRPSPALILKTLLKDIRKDLEATSCKLDRSKGYVKAWLDSVCYLNLDSSSEELKATLPDRPTMTDSIISAAVTNGSKLPLFLQNRPGSGGTAELLESVQALFDEESDLDGIPAGSHVRDRGCLEFASMFDTLHALKTHSSEKILSGQVYDQDGEDIKKNSLRRELREIHSRLLTVWAFGLSLGDAVEHRALLLKHLLCCVVQFAALLHLMPDPTCRSGESNTLAFTRLLHLIKALLSFLPWDSSPSEGPRCLRLVVEFSKWIVRLLLNPHPDSHLTGTCQVSSQSLSRIIFLIQMISDSLDTSYTSEQKAVWSSEEESPSQPQVWLSDVYHVHFLQEGKWPQLVKPRPSIRLLGVWQLLYDVIQKYAEELNTIQSCNGLEEEKQRLALIMSQVQTSLQATGEKLGDGPALLNCQGEHLFLSGLYQKSAHAWRVQISQEINKSSYRSVFQETRLCLALLYSLLSQYQLREAQEMGDHMAQLILLRSGLQKTRGTTGSLPCRWIPTDLHSDAASAVVQSLGRFMASYFTNQSLFILPAHNVAVLPPLHLPHGPDVGRLVLLCQEEVARAVRQQHLSEVWTVDYAQDLLLLGGLLPEAVWMAYHLGDWKTAVSLSLAYTCYGSEKFKFSRLRRKDFQLPKALTPESIFQAELECLLKSDSQEHADKGNEKSFTEPLEGEDWDLLQSSIQEILKASVMAGVDIISTFLSSLLDAAKDMCSSLPALVPAGLYLPSPPLYCPQPSPNTQDPWGTAGQLPEVACRQKVSGVLQRLLLLLRSACCCHPAAQWYVSRLGRARHILHKIKKKYAYPSAAVEEKSFPEELMKLIAHGGYFKRRAKKDPQLDSDTIHTIDCFRELCALCWMLHVRDQLSIHCRRFQLSRRHDGDEQSDLDSLSVDALRWARRLLPFSHFLNAEEILQDIVLSLVSDLPPLSMVADTLVETFPEEEESVSVPLREKYNSLLQRLRQCTVLDGVEEEANVPMTSLIQGKLRQRRKHLKRLQRHLTPPVLHLWEKEEDTESKCATGTPRQPSLGTNQGTFSDCEFQPACSDADTAGKTSDTNLSKGHSRSRSKKAKKKTEQIKTDVKIGSGQDQGLREARKKEQLLQPTVGSWEFELEDDEYLHFLELFLSYVLERGSCLGVDSGSELPLLKSFCSELREKELHSLSFDILTTIHRRQKERKHSGSDAPLFRAGACYRPLSESITPELQASSLWTEAPGSRDCLSVSSHFDQRSPQQRGLFGLWKQNSASFRRGDGSVLSSEASPAQNAFTADQLPENLPFDSSASVQTVSDLQQGLDPKLEARFPKLGRLLEWMVRWADRGVPFGLRDKKKKEQGRGAGDGVMIRVRASAPAVLTSLSLLELNAVLGTDRYASHIQVPEVQLTVSPVLQPGEERKLERESSVDTGYPGSAHSAPDQDFHQESISDGDPHTDEPEEHPTFQANPPPADQDAASSPHLTPDDDLNLTPEKENEGGDSECLGLPSSGPREDDTANSFSPETRLKPAEIDLSGKAEEVPCSSISSGHPEAQPNNQPQTLVQARPPDSNNLQRSDPVIDPPKIPPQTPTAEEPTVDSATLNLTSTPSPMRQLLGQDLFRLVQHINYLSLREVIGASFSNLLAQQPSSVAQPDMTCLLPDISSSATRFIPDQDALPNQSTVSAAVQTPVPKPGCRDLKNNDAGCQFAALTTTTSSAANQHQSNIDPQSNVCISGAEYQEMQPLSVQAESPDVQQMENRKRIPSSQGLLATTNTRRAVQSTPVPLSSHGGAQNDSAPPMLGLRLLKFSSPLLSQHTSSQNPPAPQPHAYPTANQEIPRSFQAKTKLDFNKGREDRNTFSSPITRPYKSTSRTFHPQSHSSPQLPPAFPAHTPSPFQGLRLLQLQPPPHHNITFPKLPLPSFSRPSALIPVPVTETPPIKLLQINRGPKVMVPRPVPSTHTTRLISKEELQNLGVGQQELEKTALQLLRVQKSPEKPITSSSCAPNKRHKRREEKAKGGKSEVTFRPNESIIPTQETPALPTSEEPAVVEKIRSDQDIPEPTVDSLTGQKLLGKIFSTSAELQAMASTSKRPPECYDVSTNTDSDCPPQLVDKAISVQASVMTGSPKSTSSANFQIFYEDPVRDGEQQPWQPETNTSPPGRQFLSVLDFEGEDGSPRPAPEIRDVPSIRPSSPTSSQLHVLATSVLRNDFSAVQIPDNCVPLTTPPEMPEESPSESSCGSRSVLERVTSQNMTENLPESEICRAIRNQSGVRQNASPSLLSEGFSSRLSVLDAQLAALQNIADHLETDLVKSRMVVNSLEKLSSPSVKPTKATKKTVRLSLPLQAWTQRPDPAFSAEINASELDKNPTQHDDKDLLLSDEAGASSFHSPPDNFTDADEISHEWTDADPGQSELFDTVELLDELLKEGYLFPTDLDLFESQTVQHNSRQDLQQSGWMSEGQAFSREDRNELRIWMRRKHRERLAAYQKHRARLREQEHKPYTASPSRTRAASRKTRENEEKLTLLEQYDQRMKEAWSLAGEFNLPPGTQASSSRTEGSQVLSKKWSTAAPLSRPHSVSVSGKRGKARLHPQTHSVERPPSEDLHRRLGLHRPVTLLPGDRLSQVTRRGMLSKTLPKSDAASQNETRDDGHQGEPRLNQTYSRGGAIYKRIHRELPKVEGRRELDSSGPHRPQRLQRSDLVLTELVDEEENDPRGVSGIDWLDNLSESADSCLSKIDWAAIERMAAAEESDVDS; the protein is encoded by the exons ATGGAGCTGAAGCTGGAGGTTCTTCTGTCATCAAGCATCAAACGAAAGAAACCATGGCCACGATTCTGCTGGCTCGGGCAG gaAAAggagtctgtgtttgtgttagaTGACAGGCGGATCAGTGAGATCAACATGGTGTCCGGTCGAACCAAGAAGAAGACACCAAAACTTCATCCATTGCTCAACAATGTGGTGACAATGGCTTCCTCTCGTAACG GGTTGTGGCTCTGTGGACTTCTCATGTCAGGAGAACTGTTTCTGTGGAACAGAGATAAGGATTTGTTGAAGACTGCCACCGCCGTCCCTGAAGTAGTTCAGATGATCACTTCATCTCAAG GCACATCTACAAAGCTCTCTCTCCAAGTTTCATGTGATGGGATGCGTGTCCTCTTGTCAGCCACTAGTGGCAAAGTATTCCTGTGGGAGTGCATGGATTCCAGGGTTTTGGCAGGCCTGCGGGACGGCCCCGTTGAAGGACACTGGGTGCTCATACAGGCTCCTGTAGACACCATCTTGCCTTCTTCAAGCGACAAAGAAGCATCTCAAACCACCATCTTTGTCAAAACTGAG GTAGTAGGTGACATTTGTTTATCAGCGTTTGTTTTCACATCTGGAGAGAACCTCATCACTACTATACTTAAAATTCAGTGGAAAGAAGGCCAATCTGTGGG TTTTATGCGTTATAGTGTTCACTGGGTCACCAAGAAGTACCCTTTGCCCCGTCTAACCCCTCCATGTCAGCCAGTAAAGTCCAGAGGGGCTTTGGTGCCAGTCTTCTCGCCGGATGGCCAGCTGTTAGCCATCGTCCTGAACCAGAGAAAGCCTCAG GCTACGCAGGTACTTTTTGTGAGCACACAGAATTTCATCTCGATATCAAGTAGTCTTGGGGGATGTGGGTGCAAGAAAGTGGACATCCCATCCAAGTACATAAG GTCTTACTGGGTTGGCAGTGTCAGCTGGTCACCTGGAGGACTTTTTTTAGGCTGCATGTTGAAAAGAGGCTCTCTTCTTGTGTTGCTTCGTCTTGGGGGACTTCTCTCTCTGACAAGCTCTGGCTGCAGTGTTGACTTTGGTCCTGCACACTTTTTGCCCTTACATCCACTTGTCACTTACAG GCCGCCAATGTCTGCACGTAAAGGTGAAGCATCTTTGTCGAGCTCCAGCATGTCGGTGCGCGACATCTTAAGGCAGCGGTATTCTGTGACCTGGCATCCACGGCTTTTTTATCTCATCGTATCTGATGGTTACATGGCCACAGTTATGAGATTGCCAGACAGGCCTTCCCCTGCCCTGATACTAAAAACTCTCCTGAAAGACATACGCAAGGATCTTGAGGCAACTAGCTGCAAACTAGATCGATCAAAG GGTTATGTGAAGGCGTGGCTGGACTCTGTTTGCTACTTGAATCTGGACAGCAGCTCTGAAGAGCTCAAAGCCACACTCCCAGACCGGCCAACCATGACAGACTCCATCATTTCAGCTGCAGTCACTAATGGATCTAAGCTGCCGCTCTTCTTGCAGAACCGACCAGGATCGGGTGGAACTGCGGAGCTTCTTGAAAGCGTGCAG gCTCTCTTTGACGAGGAGTCTGATTTAGATGGAATTCCTGCTGGTTCTCATGTCCGGGACAGAGGTTGTTTGGAGTTTGCTTCGATGTTTGACACTCTTCATGCCCTAAAAACCCACAGTAGTGAAAAAATCCTCTCTGGGCAAGTTTATGACCAAGATGGTGAGGACATTAAGAAGAATTCCCTTCGTCGTGAGCTCAGAGAGATCCATAGCAGGCTGCTAACAGTGTGGGCTTTTGGCTTGTCCCTGGGAGATGCAGTGGAGCATAGAGCTCTTCTGTTAAAGCATTTGCTTTGCTGTGTGGTTCAGTTTGCAGCTTTACTCCACTTGATGCCCGATCCCACTTGTCGTTCGGGAGAAAGTAATACCTTGGCTTTCACTCGCCTCCTGCACCTCATCAAAGCTCTTTTATCTTTCCTTCCTTGGGATAGTAGCCCTTCAGAGGGACCACGCTGCTTGAGGCTAGTGGTGGAGTTCAGTAAATGGATTGTACGTCTTCTGCTGAACCCTCACCCCGACTCCCACCTGACTGGCACCTGTCAGGTTTCTTCCCAAAGTCTGTCCAGAATCATTTTCCTTATTCAGATGATCTCTGACTCTCTTGACACGAGTTACACCTCAGAGCAAAAAGCTGTCTGGTCTTCTGAGGAGGAATCCCCTTCTCAGCCCCAGGTGTGGCTCTCAGATGTATATCACGTTCATTTCCTGCAGGAGGGAAAATGGCCTCAACTTGTTAAACCAAGACCTTCCATCAG aCTTTTAGGAGTGTGGCAGCTTTTGTATGATGTCATCCAAAAGTATGCAGAGGAACTGAACACCATTCAAAGCTGTAACGGTTTAGAGGAGGAAAAGCAAAGGCTGGCTCTTATTATGTCTCAGGTCCAAACATCTTTGCAGGCAACAGGAGAAAAGCTGGGGGACGGCCCTGCACTGCTGAACTGTCAAG GTGAACATCTCTTCCTGAGTGGCCTTTATCAAAAGAGTGCTCATGCATGGCGAGTACAAATCTCTCAGGAGATCAACAAAA GCTCTTATCGCAGCGTCTTTCAAGAGACGCGGCTTTGTCTGGCACTCCTTTATAGTCTGCTATCACAGTACCAACTGAGAGAAGCGCAAGAGATGGGAGACCACATGGCCCAGCTCATTCTGCTCCGATCTGGACTCCAGAAGACGCGTGGGACAA CAGGTTCTCTTCCTTGCCGATGGATACCAACAGACCTTCACAGTGACGCAGCCTCTGCGGTGGTTCAAAGCCTCGGGAGATTCATGGCTTCCTACTTCACCAATCAGTCACTTTTCATTCTGCCTGCTCACAATGTGGCTGTGCTCCCCCCACTCCATCTTCCTCACG GCCCAGACGTTGGGCGTTTGGTGCTGCTCTGCCAGGAGGAAGTGGCCAGAGCTGTCCGACAGCAACATCTGTCAGAGGTTTGGACAGTGGACTATGCCCAGGATCTGCTCCTGCTTGGCGGGCTGCTCCCTGAGGCTGTGTGGATGGCGTATCATCTGGGAGACTGGAAGACTGCCGTTTCTCTGAGCCTGGCTTATACCTGCTACGGGTcagaaaaattcaaattcagTCG GCTCAGGAGAAAGGATTTCCAACTGCCAAAAGCTTTGACACCAGAAAGCATTTTTCAGGCTGAGCTGGAGTGTCTTCTGAAATCGGACTCTCAGGAACACGCAGATAAAGGCAATGAGAAGAGCTTTACAG AGCCTTTGGAAGGAGAAGACTGGGACTTGTTGCAAAGTTCCATTCAAGAGATTTTGAAAGCCTCTGTCATGGCAGGAGTCGATATTATTTCCACCTTCTTGTCTTCCTTGCTGGACGCAGCAAAAGACATGTGCTCCTCTCTGCCTGCTTTGGTGCCTGCTGGGCTGTACCTGCCTTCCCCACCTCTGTATTGCCCACAGCCCTCTCCCAACACACAG GACCCATGGGGAACGGCGGGGCAACTTCCGGAGGTTGCATGTCGCCAGAAAGTGTCTGGAGTTCTCCAAAGACTGTTGTTGCTTCTGAGATCTGCTTGTTGTTGCCATCCTGCTGCCCAGTGGTACGTCAGTCGGCTGGGCCGTGCCAGACACATCCTTCACAAG ATCAAAAAGAAGTATGCGTATCCCTCTGCTGCAGTGGAGGAAAAGagttttccagaggagctgaTGAAGCTGATAGCTCATGGTGGATACTTCAAAAGAAGGGCCAAAAAAGACCCCCAGTTGGACAGTGACACTATTCATACTATTG acTGTTTTAGGGAGCTGTGTGCTTTATGCTGGATGCTTCATGTCAGGGATCAGCTCTCCATTCACTGCCGAAGGTTTCAGCTTTCCAGACGGCATGATGGAGATGAGCAA TCGGACTTGGATTCGCTGTCTGTGGACGCTCTCCGCTGGGCCCGTCGTCTTCTGCCCTTCTCTCACTTCCTCAATGCTGAGGAAATTCTTCAGGACATAGTGCTCAGCCTAGTCTCAGACCTACCTCCTCTGTCTATG GTAGCAGACACACTTGTGGAAACCTTcccagaggaggaagagtctgTCAGCGTACCTCTGAGGGAGAAGTACAACTCTTTGCTGCAGAGACTGAGGCAGTGCACTGTTCTTG ATGGAGTTGAAGAGGAAGCAAATGTGCCGATGACGAGTTTGATTCAAGGAAAACTCAGACAAAGAAGGAAACACCTGAAGCGATTGCAAAGACACTTGACTCCCCCCGTGCTCCATTTGTGGGAGAAAGAGGAAGACACGGAGAGCAAATGCGCCACAGGCACACCAAGGCAGCCGTCACTGGGTACCAATCAGGGAACCTTCAGTGACTGCGAGTTCCAGCCAGCGTGCAGTGATGCTGACACAGCAGGCAAAACATCTGATACAAACTTGTCTAAAGGACATTCCAGATCCAG aagcaaaaaagcaaagaagaaaacagaacaaatcaAGACGGATGTTAAGATTGGTAGTGGTCAAGATCAGGGTCTCAGAGAAGCCAGGAAGAAGGAGCAGCTGCTCCAACCAACTGTTGGGTCCTGGGAGTTTGAGCTGGAGGATGACGAGTATCTTCATTTTCTGGAGCTCTTTCTAAGTTATGTTTTAGAGAGGGGTAGCTGTCTTGGAGTGGACTCTGGCAGTGAGCTGCCTTTGCTGAAGAGCTTCTGCTCTGAGCTGAGGGAGAAGGAGTTGCACTCTCTGAGTTTTGATATACTTACCACCATTCATCGGCGTCAAAAAGAGAGGAAACACTCGGGCAGTGATGCACCACTGTTCAGAGCTGGGGCTTGCTACAGGCCTTTAAGTGAAAGTATAACTCCTGAGCTGCAGGCATCGTCTTTGTGGACTGAAGCTCCTGGATCCAGGGACTGTCTCTCTGTCAGTTCTCATTTTGATCAGAGAAGCCCACAACAGAGAGGTCTGTTTGGCCTCTGGAAACAAAACTCTGCATCTTTTAGGAGGGGGGATGGATCAGTTCTTAGTTCTGAAGCGAGCCCTGCTCAGAATGCTTTTACAGCAGATCAGCTCCCAGAAAATCTCCCATTTGACTCTTCAGCATCTGTACAGACTGTCTCCGACTTACAGCAGGGCCTAGATCCCAAACTGGAGGCTCGGTTTCCGAAGCTCGGCAGGCTGCTGGAGTGGATGGTGCGATGGGCCGACAGAGGGGTGCCGTTTGGGCTCCgtgacaaaaagaagaaagaacaaGGGAGAGGAGCCGGGGACGGAGTGATGATTCGTGTCAGGGCTTCAGCACCTGCTGTTCTCACCTCCCTGAGTTTGCTGGAGTTGAACGCGGTGCTGGGGACCGACCGTTACGCCTCCCACATCCAAGTTCCAGAGGTGCAGCTGACTGTGTCCCCTGTGCTGCAGCCTGGGGAGGAGAGGAAGCTTGAGAGGGAGAGCAGTGTTGATACAGGCTACCCTGGATCAGCCCACAGTGCTCCAGATCAGGATTTTCATCAAGAAAGCATCAGTGATGG CGATCCTCATACAGATGAACCAGAGGAACATCCAACATTTCAGGCGAACCCTCCGCCTGCTGACCAGGATGCTGCCAGTTCACCACATCTCACTCCTGATGATGACTTAAATCTTACTCCAGAAAAAGAAa ACGAAGGCGGTGACAGTGAATGTTTGGGTTTGCCATCGTCCGGTCCCAGAGAAGACGACACTGCAAACAGCTTTTCTCCTGAAACT AGATTAAAACCGGCAGAGATTGACCTGTCAGGAAAGGCTGAAGAAGTTCCCTGTTCCTCCAT TTCCTCTGGTCATCCAGAAGCACAACCTAACAACCAACCTCAGACTCTGGTTCAGGCCAGACCTCCTGATTCAAACAATCTGCAGCGCTCAGATCCAGTGATCGATCCTCCAAAAATCCCGCCTCAGACCCCCACAGCTGAGGAACCCACAGTAGATTCTGCGACTTTAAATCTGACGTCAACTCCGTCACCCATGAGGCAGCTTCTGGGTCAAGACCTATTCAGACTGGTTCAG CACATCAACTACTTGAGTCTGCGGGAGGTTATTGGAGCTTCATTTTCTAACCTACTTGCCCAGCAACCGTCTTCTGTGGCCCAGCCTGACATGACCTGCTTACTCCCTGATATATCATCATCTGCCACCAGATTTATCCCCGACCAGGATGCATTACCTAATCAATCTACAGTCTCTGCAGCAGTTCAGACACCTGTCCCAAAGCCAGGCTGCAGAGACCTCAAGAATAATGATGCTGGATGTCAGTTTGCAGCACTGACGACCACAACATCCTCCGCAGCCAACCAGCATCAATCCAACATAGATCCACAGTCCAATGTCTGCATCAGTGGTGCTGAATATCAG gaaaTGCAGCCACTTTCTGTGCAAGCAGAGTCCCCAGATGTTCAGCAGATGGAAAACAGGAAACGAATCCCCTCTTCACAAGGACTCCTGGCCACCACCAACACCAGGCGTGCAGTTCAGAGCACGCCTGTACCTCTAAGCTCTCATGGTGGTGCACAGAATGATTCTGCTCCTCCAATGTTAGGTCTGAGGTTGCTAAAATTCTCCAGCCCTCTGCTGTCCCAGCACACCTCTTCACAAAATCCACCGGCACCTCAACCACACGCATATCCCACTGCAAACCAGGAAATCCCCAGATCTTTTCAGGCAAAGACTAAACTTGACTTCAACAAAGGGAGGGAAgacagaaatacattttcatctCCAATAACTCGCCCATACAAATCAACTTCCAGGACTTTTCATCCCCAAAGTCACAGTTCCCCGCAGCTCCCTcctgcttttcctgctcataCACCTTCACCGTTTCAGGGACTTCgcttgctgcagctgcagccaccTCCACATCACAACATCACCTTCCCTAAATTACCACTCCCATCATTCTCTAGACCTTCTGCACTCATTCCAGTTCCAGTGACGGAAACGCCTCCGATCAAGCTTCTGCAGATCAACCGTGGGCCCAAAGTG ATGGTACCCCGGCCAGTTCCCTCAACCCATACGACCCGTCTGATCTCTAAGGAAGAGTTGCAGAATTTAGGGGTTGGGCAACAGGAACTGGAAAAAACTGCTCTTCAGTTGCTCAGAGTTCAAAAATCTCCTGAAAAGCCCATCACCTCGTCCAGCTGTGCCCCCAACAAAAG GCATAAAAGAAGAGAGGAAAAAGCAAAAGGGGGGAAATCTGAGGTCACGTTTAGACCAAATGAGTCTATCATCCCTACTCAAGAG ACTCCAGCGTTGCCTACAAGTGAGGAACCTGCAGTTGTTGAGAAAATCCGCTCTGATCAGGACATCCCAG AACCTACAGTTGACTCCCTAACCGGTCAGAAACTGTTGGGTAAGATCTTTTCCACTTCAGCTGAGCTCCAAGCCATGGCTTCCACAAGTAAGCGTCCCCCGGAGTGTTATGACGTGTCCACCAACACAGACTCGG aTTGTCCGCCACAACTTGTGGATAAAGCCATATCTGTCCAAGCCTCTGTGATGACTGGCAGCCCAAAAT CAACAAGTTCAGCAAATTTCCAAATTTTTTATGAAGATCCTGTTCGAGACGGAGAGCAGCAACCATGGCAACCAGAGACGAATACC AGTCCACCTGGCCGCCAATTTCTAAGTGTTTTAGATTTCGAAGGTGAAGATGGATCACCACGTCCTGCTCCAGAAATACGAGACGTTCCTTCCATTCGACCTTCCTCGCCCACATCTTCTCAGCTTCATGTTCTTGCAACCTCCGTCCTCAGGAATGACTTTTCTGCTGTCCAAATTCCAGATAACTGTGTGCcgctcaccactcccccag AAATGCCCGAGGAGTCTCCCTCAGAAAGCAGCTGTGGGTCCAGAAGCGTTTTAGAAAGGGTTACATCCCAGAACATGACAGAGAACTTGCCTGAATCTGAGATCTGCCGAGCCATCAGGAACCAAAGTGGCGTCCGTCAGAACGCCTCGCCTTCACTCCTTTCTGAGGGGTTCTCCTCACGCCTCTCAGTACTGGACGCCCAGCTTGCTGCGCTGCAGAACATCGCGGATCATCTTGAGACGGACCTCGTAAAATCCAGAATG gtGGTGAACTCCCTGGAAAAGCTTTCCTCACCGAGTGTGAAGCCCACCAAGGCAACAAAGAAAACTGTCAGATTGTCTCTTCCTCTGCAAG CATGGACACAGAGACCTGATCCAGCCTTTTCAGCTGAAATAAATGCATCAGAGCTTGATAAAAACCCTACACAGCATGACGATAAAGACCTGCTTCTCAGTGATGAAGCTGGAGCCTCCTCCTTtcactcaccaccag ATAACTTTACAGATGCAGACGAGATATCTCATGA GTGGACGGATGCTGACCCGGGCCAATCCGAGTTATTTGATACGGTGGAATTGTTAGACGAGCTGCTAAAGGAAGGATATTTATTTCCAACCGACCTGGATTTGTTCGAATCCCAGACTGTGCAGCACAACAG CAGGCAAGACCTGCAGCAGAGTGGCTGGATGTCAGAGGGACAGGCTTTTTCCCGGGAGGACAGGAATGAACTGAGGATATGGATGAGAAGGAAACACAGGGAACGACTGGCTGCATATCAGAAACACAGAGCACGTCTGAGGGAGCAGGAACACAAACCTTACACTGCCTCTCCATCCAGG ACTCGAGCAGCCTCACGGAAAAccagagaaaatgaagaaaa GCTCACTCTTCTGGAGCAGTACGACCAGCGCATGAAGGAGGCTTGGTCTTTGGCCGGTGAATTCAATCTTCCTCCGGGAACCCAAGCGAGTTCTTCACGCACTGAAGGTTCTCAGGTTCTGTCCAAAAAGTGGTCAACCGCTGCTCCGCTCAGCAG GCCTCACAGTGTGTCCGTCAGTGGCAAAAGGGGAAAAGCTCGGCTCCACCCGCAGACACACTCTGTGGAAAGACCGCCTTCAGAGGATCTTCACAGACGACTGGGACTTCATCGGCCTG TGACTCTTTTACCAGGGGACCGACTGTCTCAGGTGACGAGACGCGGCATGCTCAGTAAGACGCTCCCTAAAAGTGATGCAGCCAGCCAGAATGAAACCAGAGACGATGGACACCAGGGAGAACCTCGACTGAACCAGACATATTCAAGAGGGGGTGCTATATACAAAAGGATTCACAGGGAGCTGCCTAAAGTGGAAGGGAGAAGAGAATTGGACAGTTCAGGACCTCATAGACCGCAGAGGCTGCAGCGGTCTGACCTT GTTCTCACAGAGCTTGTGGATGAGGAGGAAAATGATCCCCGTGGAGTTTCAGGGATAGACTGGCTGGACAATCTGTCTGAGAGTGCAGACAGCTGCCTCAGTAAAATAGACTGGGCAGCTATAGAGAGAATGGCTGCTGCAGAAGAGTCAGATGTGGACTCTTAA